The Malus domestica chromosome 17, GDT2T_hap1 genome contains the following window.
ATATATCTACTAACGTTGAATACACAAGAACTCCACCCGGGCGAACCAACTGAACAGCCTGATCAAGCATTCTTCTTTGATATGTCGCATGCTTTCTCATGGATTCAATTGTTTCCTGGAATAAGCAACTAactaaatcaaaacttaaaaatgTTAATGAACCTAATTTTAAACAAAACATCTTGTAGATACATCCGCGCATAAGACATCAACAACACAAGGCATTAAAAGTACTCAGAACaatgaacaaacaaaaaaactactACTGTAATCATGTATTAAAAGTAGAACAATATTTGATAGGATTATGGTACCTCTCCAGCAAATAGTCGAGGTCTTAAACCAAGGGCAGAGCAGGGTGCATCAAGAAGAACTCGATCAAAGCTCTTGGGAGCAAATCCCTTTGACTTCTCAACCCTACCACCCACGCTCTGATTTCTTCCTGGACCATTCCGTTTTATTCGCATTTCCTTCCTGATGGCAGCTTTGCTAGTGTATGTTGTCTCATTCACCTTTTCATTGCTAACTAAAACATTGATTTGATTAGATTCAACTCGAAAGAAGCCTTTGCCATgcacataataaaatcaaaatgACAACAACTGTTGCATCAGTATGAAAAAGAACAATTACATGTAGAAGATATGTTAGAATCCACAAGGTCACAAATTATTGCAAGTATATTTAATGACCTTGTTCACAAATTAAAAACATTATGAACGTATATACTGATTCCAACAAGTTCTTGTTCCCAACTATCAGAACCAGAAGCCAGTGCAGAACCATGAAAATTGTTCTCATGTACACATATGAGGAAAGTTTACCTACCACTTTTCTTGAAATCCATCTCAGCATTCAACCTTTCGAAAGTAATCAATTTAGACTTCTCCAATTCTGACTTTATCAAGTCAGAACCTTGAACGTTTCCAACATGATTTTCCTTAATGCAAGAGTGATTAGAAAAATCATCGGACTCGTTTGTTGTACAAACAGATTTTAGAGCATCTAGTTTATATGGGGTTATACAACTCAGGCCCATTTCAGCAGCCAATTTGTGAATACCCTGCACCTGCAAAAGTATTGTGAGTGTAAGTAGCACAAGAAACCGGAATCCTTAAGGCTAAAAAACCAAGAAGGGGGAATATTCATTATGGGACATTAAAATTCCAAGATCAGTGGAATTAAATTATCTTTCCACAATTTGATTTAAACAAGGAACCCAGAATCTAACCACCCATGAGAACCACAGCAAATCTGTTGGACAGACCTTATATAAAGAACTAAAATCCATAACATGACTTAAATAGGATACCGGAATCATAAACCAAGGCAAAGGGAGACACTGTTTCTTCTACCACATCTCGGGTTAGGAAATTTACCTTATTGTGAGATCTATCAGCAGCAACAATTTCTCCTTCATCCTTCATAAGAAGTGCAATTGCAGTTGTTTTCCCTCCCGGTGCAGCACACATGTCCAATATGCGCTCACCTTTTTGAGGATCTAAGAAGCACAAGAGAAATAACAAAATCACACGGTTAaaaaatttctttaaatattccAAAAATGATAGCAGTAAAGCAACAGCCAGCTAATTCCTATGGAAGTAAGCATCCATCACAAATATAATACATCATATAAATACAAATAAAGGAAAACCATGACACAGATCACTACTTTGTGCAGAAACCTAAAAGATTATGTAGTTATTGTGGTTTTGGATCACTGTGACAAAATCCTAAAGAACCAATGATAATTAGGAAACAGTACCGTATGTAGATTGCTTTAGTTAATCAAAACAATGTGATAGGTACCTAGTGCGTGAGCAGCAACAATGCTTGGCAGATTTTGAAGAAATATTTCCCCCTCAAGCACGTCTGGAAGCCACGAAAAAAGACATTGGAGTTATAGCCGaatgaaaaaccaaaaatacaCACCATATCAGAAAGAACAAGCAACTACTCATCAATTAGGTAAAAAACAAAAGGACAGACTATAGATAAAAGAAAACTCAAAGTTCTCTCATTAACGACCCATGTCAACTACTAAGGAGAACATCCTTCAATCTATAAAGTAaaaatctattctaaattatcAATGCAATActatttgaaacaaaaaatgaaGCAAAAAGCATGAATCAAAGCTCATTGAAACACTTGATATACTAGAAGAAGAGCCATGCAACAGCTTTAGACGGCATGAAATACATTAGCAGAGAGCTAGGCTTCTACTCTCGTATGAACCATACCATGTAACGAAGGGAGATTAAATACTCTGTCACTCATATCCACAGCAAGCCCTTCCATAACACGGAAAATCCCGGCCCTTGACAGCATTGCTCTTCCTTGGCCGATATACAGCCCCCTTCGTTCAATATGATAAGGATCTAAAACATCATTTTAAAAAAACATCTCTTAACCCACAGTCACTTAAGCAAGCTCACAACCTTCGTAACCTATTCTTCAATCCCACATACATGAACAAATACACTATTTACCTGTCTCTGAACCTTGCAGCACAGTCCCTCGGGTGATCCCAACGACCCATCCACCATCGGCACCAGGCTGCTCAACTGCCACTGAAACCGCCACAACATCCCCTTTCTCGACATGAGCAGTGCAACCCAATACACCAGGAACATACACCTACATATCAAAAACCCCCAAAAACATCCTCTTTCAGCAAAAACTGAATAAGCAAACCAaattcaaagcaaaagaaacCGAAAAAACGCTAACCTGGGCACCTCGAAGAACTGCCTCGGCGCATTTCCGGCTCACAAGAACCTCTTTCGGAAGCTTCCCATCTGCAGCACAGCCATAATCAATGGCGTGAGGACCCGAACCCCTCACAAACAGCACATAGTCCATCCCTTCCACGTCACACTTGGAAATGTCAGCTCCCTTTTCTTTCAGAACCGCCCTCAGCTTCTCAATGGC
Protein-coding sequences here:
- the LOC103417222 gene encoding rRNA (cytosine-C(5))-methyltransferase NOP2C isoform X2, with translation MKKKARNLLKTIASFFTKHHKAMDDLPERYSYNPTLRWNADLESYFSKAYGPHHFSRISQALSRPSCYSCIRVNTLKSTPDAAIEKLRAVLKEKGADISKCDVEGMDYVLFVRGSGPHAIDYGCAADGKLPKEVLVSRKCAEAVLRGAQVYVPGVLGCTAHVEKGDVVAVSVAVEQPGADGGWVVGITRGTVLQGSETDPYHIERRGLYIGQGRAMLSRAGIFRVMEGLAVDMSDRVFNLPSLHDVLEGEIFLQNLPSIVAAHALDPQKGERILDMCAAPGGKTTAIALLMKDEGEIVAADRSHNKVQGIHKLAAEMGLSCITPYKLDALKSVCTTNESDDFSNHSCIKENHVGNVQGSDLIKSELEKSKLITFERLNAEMDFKKSVSNEKVNETTYTSKAAIRKEMRIKRNGPGRNQSVGGRVEKSKGFAPKSFDRVLLDAPCSALGLRPRLFAGEETIESMRKHATYQRRMLDQAVQLVRPGGVLVYSTLVDICLLLFIVLLSMHDKYSNVP
- the LOC103417222 gene encoding rRNA (cytosine-C(5))-methyltransferase NOP2C isoform X1 translates to MKKKARNLLKTIASFFTKHHKAMDDLPERYSYNPTLRWNADLESYFSKAYGPHHFSRISQALSRPSCYSCIRVNTLKSTPDAAIEKLRAVLKEKGADISKCDVEGMDYVLFVRGSGPHAIDYGCAADGKLPKEVLVSRKCAEAVLRGAQVYVPGVLGCTAHVEKGDVVAVSVAVEQPGADGGWVVGITRGTVLQGSETDPYHIERRGLYIGQGRAMLSRAGIFRVMEGLAVDMSDRVFNLPSLHDVLEGEIFLQNLPSIVAAHALDPQKGERILDMCAAPGGKTTAIALLMKDEGEIVAADRSHNKVQGIHKLAAEMGLSCITPYKLDALKSVCTTNESDDFSNHSCIKENHVGNVQGSDLIKSELEKSKLITFERLNAEMDFKKSVSNEKVNETTYTSKAAIRKEMRIKRNGPGRNQSVGGRVEKSKGFAPKSFDRVLLDAPCSALGLRPRLFAGEETIESMRKHATYQRRMLDQAVQLVRPGGVLVYSTCTINPGENEAVVRYALDTYKFLSLAPQHPRIGGPGLVGRFEFPDGYTEEWLRPGEEELVQRFDPSSSLDTIGFFIAKFSVGSNKADLQNSAS